A genomic segment from Thamnophis elegans isolate rThaEle1 chromosome 3, rThaEle1.pri, whole genome shotgun sequence encodes:
- the LAG3 gene encoding lymphocyte activation gene 3 protein, which translates to MTLLLLFCTLVLILQMTSGEKYKVWGEEGIGVTLPCYLSPQVVKDNLRHLHKGLEIHWVRHGGSSSMKRHLVLKVKPSGLKSLAHSMMRRVTVWDTGFLKGNFSLQINPLLKEDAGTYEAHVSHGNKDWHCLVELGLVSVTAHPSRPLIESESVRLNCKSSHPGNPTNVLWFHRDVLVRTSYRLHPMGQTLLITESVSSDSGHWVCQLTFADGEIIVVRYNLQVIGFTEQAPSVIYTAAGSDAHLPCVLNSNPTNYGISEVAIQWRYMTGRDLKAKPTPSYEHYQDFTLHLPAVGFNDAGQYLCEITIQGVTIIQNVTLAVMTVITNIGPRIPEGSDLVLICNLSYYTGKEHFQWKWLDLESSNSSQSGSSRPVKWGPIQEFRQVSSRDAGIWECSAHGPEGKLGSVQYHLEIAASAQLASLPSVPTETIFGLLLFFLVVLLFIIALVYLRRRMYSLNFQALDRIVDALPGKIEKNGSQKKTLELEY; encoded by the exons ATGACTCTACTCCTGCTTTTCTGCACTCTTGTTCTTATTCTGCAGATGACCAGTG GAGAGAAGTACAAGGTGTGGGGTGAGGAAGGCATAGGTGTGACCCTTCCTTGCTACCTAAGTCCCCAGGTGGTGAAAGACAACTTGAGGCACCTGCACAAAGGATTAGAGATTCACTGGGTGCGCCATGGAGGCAG TTCTTCCATGAAACGTCATTTGGTGCTCAAGGTGAAGCCCAGTGGGCTGAAGAGTCTGGCCCATTCCATGATGCGCCGAGTAACTGTCTGGGACACTGGCTTTCTTAAGGGGAATTTTTCACTCCAGATTAACCCATTGCTGAAGGAAGATGCAGGAACCTATGAGGCACACGTGAGCCATGGGAACAAGGACTGGCACTGCCTCGTGGAGCTTGGTCTGGTGTCAG TCACTGCTCACCCTTCTCGTCCTCTAATTGAATCTGAATCGGTCAGGCTAAACTGCAAATCCAGCCACCCAGGAAATCCTACCAACGTCCTCTGGTTCCACAGAGATGTCCTCGTCCGCACCTCCTACAGGCTTCATCCTATGGGTCAAACCCTGCTTATCACTGAATCAGTCAGTAGTGACAGTGGGCACTGGGTTTGCCAACTCACCTTTGCAGATGGGGAGATAATTGTGGTCAGATACAACCTGCAAGTTATAG GATTTACTGAGCAAGCCCCCTCTGTCATCTATACAGCAGCTGGATCTGATGCTCATCTGCCCTGTGTCCTGAATTCCAATCCCACGAATTATGGAATTTCAGAAGTGGCCATCCAATGGAGATACATGACAGGGAGAGATCTGAAGGCTAAACCCACTCCCAGTTATGAACATTATCAAGATTTCACTCTTCATCTCCCAGCTGTTGGATTCAATGATGCAGGCCAATATCTCTGTGAGATCACCATCCAAGGCGTTACTATAATTCAGAATGTCACTCTGGCAGTGATGACAG TCATTACCAACATTGGGCCAAGAATTCCTGAAGGTTCTGACTTGGTCCTCATCTGTAACCTCAGCTACTACACAGGAAAAGAGCATTTTCAGTGGAAGTGGCTGGACCTGGAATCCAGCAACAGCTCTCAGTCTGGTTCCAGTAGGCCTGTGAAATGGGGCCCAATCCAGGAATTCCGCCAGGTGTCATCAAGGGATGCAGGCATCTGGGAATGCAGTGCCCATGGTCCAGAGGGGAAGCTGGGATCGGTGCAGTATCACCTGGAAATTGCAG CCAGTGCCCAGCTTGCCAGCTTGCCCTCTGTACCAACTGAGACAATATTTGGCCTgttactattttttcttgttgTCTTACTCTTCATCATAGCTTTGGTCTACTTGAGACGAAGG ATGTATTCCCTGAACTTCCAAGCGTTGGATAGGATTGTGGATGCTTTGCctgggaaaatagaaaagaatggaaGCCAGAAGAAGACTCTAGAATTGGAAtactaa